One stretch of Pigmentiphaga aceris DNA includes these proteins:
- the cyoA gene encoding ubiquinol oxidase subunit II — translation MNTCWNRIRHVLAAFVLLSLAGCDWALFNSKGAVGIAQRDLIIVCIGLMLFVVVPAIVLSFAFAWHFRASNKRARYTPDWSHSTRIEAVVWGVPLIIIAILSVIVWRSTHELDPYKPLDIAGKPLHVEVIATDWKWVFVYPDLGIATINQLHFPVGRQLVFDITSNSTMNTFFIPQLGGQVYAMAGMRTKLHLVANEAGEFRGLSGNYSGHGFSKMQFTATATSDADFERWVNQVRSGPVHLGFEAFQRIAKPTQGHAVVHFSQVEPGLFKKVIDQFTGVGENANPQAAMHVQPSETSKE, via the coding sequence ATGAACACTTGCTGGAACCGCATACGCCATGTGCTTGCCGCCTTCGTCCTATTGAGCCTTGCCGGCTGCGACTGGGCGCTCTTCAACTCCAAGGGTGCCGTCGGCATTGCCCAGCGCGATCTGATCATCGTCTGCATCGGGCTGATGCTGTTCGTCGTGGTCCCGGCCATCGTGCTGTCGTTTGCATTCGCCTGGCACTTCCGAGCCTCGAACAAACGGGCTCGCTATACCCCCGACTGGTCACATTCGACGCGCATTGAAGCCGTTGTCTGGGGTGTGCCCCTGATCATCATCGCCATCCTGTCCGTCATTGTCTGGCGCTCGACGCACGAACTCGATCCCTACAAACCCTTGGACATTGCCGGCAAACCCCTGCATGTCGAGGTCATTGCCACGGACTGGAAGTGGGTGTTTGTCTATCCCGACCTGGGCATCGCAACCATCAACCAGCTGCATTTCCCGGTTGGTCGTCAGTTGGTATTCGACATCACGTCCAACTCGACCATGAACACCTTCTTTATCCCGCAACTGGGTGGACAGGTCTACGCCATGGCCGGCATGCGCACCAAGCTGCACCTGGTCGCCAACGAAGCCGGTGAATTCCGTGGCCTGTCGGGCAATTACAGCGGGCACGGGTTCTCGAAGATGCAATTCACCGCCACGGCAACCTCGGACGCCGACTTCGAACGCTGGGTGAACCAGGTTCGCAGCGGTCCGGTGCATCTGGGTTTCGAGGCCTTCCAACGCATTGCAAAACCCACGCAGGGTCATGCCGTCGTGCATTTCTCGCAAGTGGAACCCGGACTGTTCAAAAAAGTGATCGACCAATTCACCGGCGTTGGCGAGAACGCCAACCCCCAGGCGGCCATGCACGTCCAGCCGTCTGAGACATCGAAGGAGTAA